A section of the Amblyomma americanum isolate KBUSLIRL-KWMA chromosome 2, ASM5285725v1, whole genome shotgun sequence genome encodes:
- the LOC144118978 gene encoding uncharacterized protein LOC144118978, protein MPAFSTEDGGSPLRSCETTASTWSSDMETSGAGTRFAQREQRPGFQRLNVLERTQLSEMGQPPQHAPLGASYGDSADTTKASHLQLSEIHGRFQLPQQRNAGASAADTSTVTSFTCSDQDAFSGGRRFARPAPRPGVNRHELREALHLRQVLWAAQRASKEAVIGGAGTPARRSP, encoded by the exons ATGCCAGCGTTCAGCACCGAGGACGGTGGGAGCCCTTTACGCAGCTGCGAAACAACGGCGAGTACCTGGAGCTCCGACATGGAAACCTCCGGGGCCGGCACACGCTTCGCACAGCGGGAGCAGCGCCcgggcttccagcgcctgaatgTCCTTGAGAGGACGCAACTCAGCGAGATGGGGCAGCCTCCGCAGCACGCACCTCTGGGAGCGTCCTATGGTGATTCCGCGGACACTACGAAGGCTTCGCACCTGCAGTTGTCCGAGATACATGGGCGCTTTCAG CTGCCTCAACAAAGGAATGCTGGCGCCAGTGCCGCCGACACCAGCACCGTGACGAGCTTCACGTGCTCGGACCAAGACGCCTTCTCGGGAGGCAGGCGCTTTGCGCGTCCAGCGCCGCGTCCTGGCGTCAACCGTCACGAGCTCCGCGAGGCGCTTCATCTGCGCCAGGTGCTGTGGGCCGCGCAACGCGCATCCAAGGAAGCCGTCATTGGCGGCGCAGGAACTCCCGCACGTCGTTCACCTTGA